The Nymphalis io chromosome 3, ilAglIoxx1.1, whole genome shotgun sequence genome contains the following window.
TTACACATATAAGATAATGTGAAACAggtgtatagaaaaaaaaactcccGTAtccaatattgtatttaatatataatttagtttaagcATGACGTTTAAATTTAGGaccaaaatatattcaatattaaaatcacaGATTCACAAAaatcaatgttatttttaaattattcacttTTCTGAAATTGTTTCtgcatttgtttattaaaaaaaaaaagtcttattcGTTTTGAATTTAGGTAATCTCGAGTTTTAATTAATGAGGCATCATTTAAATGAAGCTGTCATTTACGCGTCGATGAAATTTGAGTTaagtgatattaaaaataacaccaAGGTCATTAGTTGTGTTTATTGAATGTCCTGTTTTCAaccagtatttttaatataattatgcattATTAAATTACCGCGAAACTATTTGCGAACATTAAAGACGAATCTCATTTATAAAAACTGTACGCTAAAtccgtttaatttaaaaaaatgttgtcaatttaaaaaatgaacctCATATTTGTTTCTATTCTTTTACTAGTTTGAATAATTCATCGTTTTATTGCATGAGGTACGGGTGGCCTTAAAATCATGTTTACAACGACATAGCCGATATCGACGACAGTCAATACAGTCGTTGTGTCCATATTTTTAAGATCGACATTCGCTAATCATGTCCGGCGCGCTAGTAGAGGCGCTCGGCGCGGCTGGGTCCGTGCTGCTGCGCGTAGGCCTGCATGCGGCGCTCGAGCTCGGGCCGGAAGTGACGGATGAGGCCCTGCACCGGCCACGCCGCGCCGTCGCCCAGCGCGCAGATCGTGTGTCCTGAGGGGGGGGGGGCTCGTTACACAGCTATCGGAACCATTATTCCAATCCAACTGGTGATTAGGACAATGGTCTGGCAGTAAGGAGGAACATAGACCAGTGCTTACATTGCATACCCAGGTGAAACAAACTAGACTATTGATATTtggtagaataataataattgatatgtgGTAACCGCTCTACCATCATTTTTTGTTGTACACAATCTCGTGTATTTATTACTAGCATGATTTAAGAGCTATCTTTTTAAGTCCAAAGgtaggattaaaatatttaattatttatttaagttgtcTCGAATTAGTTCAAAGAAATTGTGTACAACATACCTATCATTATCATACAACAATAGTTTTCGTATTTCTGTCACTACATAgacaacacaaatatatataataaaattatttacgataTTCTTCGTCTTCGTttcgtaaaattaaaacatttatatgtgacatagatatatttaaaataaaatatgcttgTACCTTCAATTTGTTTGGAGATCTCCCACAACATGTCAATCTCCTTTGGAGATGCATTACCATCAACAAATCTAAAAGGATAAAATAAtgccaattatttttatatcaaattaaataacccACAATTAATTGGAGGTTAAAtactatttgtattataataaaaaaaaaaccgtaaagTATGTAATGCAAATTAAAGCCGGCCCTTCACTATaagatttcatatatataacattacataaaagGTTCCATTTATACCTACAATAAGTGACATTTAATTATATCCCcagataaaaaaagatattttaaatgtcatacaGGCCCAAAAAGGccaaaaatttacaaatttgatTAATTACCTATATATCATTTTGTTCATCCAAGAGACCCCCTCCCTGCAGGGAGTGCACTGACCACACGACTCATGCTTGTAGAACATGATGAGGCGAGCAATGGCCTTCACTATATCAGTGGACTTGTCCATCACAATGATGGCGGCTGTACCCAGGGATGTTTGAGCAGCTACGAGACCGTCAAAGTCCATTAAGACTGTTTCACAAAcactgaaaattaaataaagaaactgatatgattaaacataattataacattaaaaatgtttaagttaACATATCACAATCATGTGCTTAGCCTTTCTGAAGGACAAacgtaagttatataaaaattctataCTTACTCCTTTGGTATGAGCGGTGTCGACGAACCCCCGGGTATGATGGCCAGCAGGTTGTCCCAGCCGCCGGTCACACCGCCAGCGTGTCGTTCAATGAGCTCCTTGAGAGGGATGCTCATCTCCTCCTCCACGGTGCAGGGAGTATTCACGTGACCGGATATGTTGAACAACTTGGTGCCGCTGTTGCGAGGGCGACCGAACGACGCAAACCACTTGCCGCCGCGACGACAAATGCTCTGAAAATTAAATCCATTAAACATATTTTCGTCAAACCGGGTCTAGGATTTCGGGTTCACGGCCCTGCAGCCTTTTTTATATGCtacggccgaaatcggtcaggataTCATTATCAGCATCATCAGAATCTAACTCACGGGTGCGACTGCGATGGTCTCAACGTTGTTGACGGTAGTGGGACAACCGAAAAGACCGACGTCTGCGGGGAAAGGTGGCTTAAGTCGGGGCTTCCCCTGCTTGCCCTCAATAGACTCAATGAGTGCTGTCTCCTCTCCACAGATGTATGCTCCAGCGCCGCGGTGAACAAACACGTCAAAGTCGTAGCCCGATCCACAAGCATTCTTGCCGATCAGACCAGCCTGGTATGCCTGGAACGAAGggactttatattttaatttgatatttgtattttttctaattttattcacttaaaacactcttttaaattaacaaaatatatatgtatatgaaaaaagacatttgttaattaataattttaggatTTACATGCAAAAATTgttcatttcattaaataaaactttacataCTTCAGCAATTGCCACTTGTAGATTACTAGCTTCATTGTAAAACTCTCCTCGAATGTAAATATAAGCTGCTTGAGCTCCCATAGCTCTGCCAGCTATTAAGCATCCCTCAACCAGCTTGTGAGGATCATGGCGCATAATTTCTCTGTCCTTGCAGGTGCCTGGCTCTCCTTCATCAGCATTCACTACGAGATACTTGGGTCGACCATCGGAAGGTTTGTTCATGAAGGACCATTTCATACCAGTTGGAAATCCAGCGCCTCCACGACCACGGAGTCCAGATGTCTTGAGTTCATCTAAAATCCAGAATTTTccattacatttacatattctcagaatattattataaataaatttatttctttgataaatatataaaaacattgaaaagcTATGCCAATATCTTACATTAAGAAACATATTGACATCATtagtttcataattatttgtcaattttattgaattaattaacaattataatgtcTCAATAGAGTACAACAATTATCACACAAGTAGGTTGAAATATAGAACTAACAAGTGTTTTGAAAACAGtatgaaaaataaactattagcTTAGGACTAGAgtgatatttattaagtaagtttgtagaataaatatttcaacaactaaatattttttgcttactTTTTACTGTTGGCTAATAAtgtagacatttatttattattagttaagattttttttatctttacttaaatcatttagaattataattagaatatcaaatactttaaaaaaggaactaaataaatattatatttcagtaattattatacatcCAAATCCACAGACCACAAAAGACCagagaaaatttatattacaattgaatAGATTGATGCTTTCatagttattattacatatttaatttaatcattatatgaaaataattttaaaaaaatacgcacTGACAATCCAGTCTACGCCCTTGAGCATGATCTCCTTGGTCATATACCAGTCACCGCGCCGCAGGGCTCCTTTCAGTCGCCAATCATGTCGGCCATACAAATTGGTAAATATTCTGTCACTGTCAGCCAGTGGCCCAAACTTTGTTTTAGTACTTTCTGTCTGTTGAAATCGGACCGAACCATTGTTGACCGTAGCCAAGGGACCGATTATACCTGTAATATAtgtcaaaatattatgtaagttgTTCACGCTACGCAGTATCTGGTAGACTCAAACTAAGCTAATCAATTTATGAAACTTTTGTCATACTATATCTAAGTTGtacgttatattaatatacccttacctaaattattttttgtactctGAATAATTCTCGCCAGCGCACcagccattttttattttctttcttgaAAAGAAAACCTTCAAATGTCAATTGTCAAATACTAAACTCATGTCAACATCCCAAATACTAACCACAGGCTACTTAAATTAATCTGACAGCTTTGTCTAACAGcctaaaaattaagtaatttctatatttttgaGTTAAAAACAACTGACAATAGAATTATAATGAAACAATGCTATTATACATGTGAAAatcttctttatataatataaacatacaagtTTTGTTTTCTtctctttttttgttatttggtGATGCTAAacgaaataactttttaattgttcTTATTTTTACGAGTGTACGATtagactatttaaaatatatatatgtttaattaaagcaaCATCATTATGCTGTTTACATATAAGTCAGAATGTATATTCGAGGATGTATGTCTTATACTGTtgggtttatttattatataatagaacaGTAGGACGCAGAAAAATTTAGTGCAGCTAGTATAATCAACACTTTGTTGCATACGTCAATAGTCTGTATgatttttatcatcatcatcatcagccgaaagacgtccactgctggacaaaggcctcccccaaggatttccacgttggccgatcttgcgctgcccgcatccaacggcttcccgcgactcgttctaagtcgtcggtccaccttgtagggggcctgcccacgctgcgtcttccggttcgtggtcgccactcgagaacctttctgccccagcggccgtcggttctgcgagcaatgtgccccgcccactgccacttcaatttagcaattcttcgggctatgtcggttactttggttcgcctgcggatttcatcatttctgattcgatctcgcagagaaactccgagcatagccctctccattgccctttgagtgaccttgagccttcttatgaggcccattgtgagcgaccacgtctctgatccatacgtcgtcggtgttggtaacacgaaatctgccggggattcttagcaccccctgccccgccgttaccacagctgttaccaaggctaggaatagcagggctgccggggactaggggccgtggtttagttgcgcgaatcatgaggggatatgccataatcgccacgcttggcagacgggttggcgatcgcagtaagttagtcatagtactcagagagacgctgctgccataattattaatatataataatatgccataataattaccaaaatataaaagaaaatatttgaagttGACAGATGACAGTAATAACTGACTGGctgaataatttagttttaatcaCAAATCACTCTGTCTTGTTATACTTATTATGTACTCATTTCATTGATGATTATTTTCTTATCTCTTTCAAATATTGTTCTAATTTACTGCTTGTGTCTGTTGAATGTAATGACTATTGTTTAActattcatatttcatttttatcctCGTTAAAAAGTATCAAGTAAGTTgtgagaaaaatatttacaaacttttaatattttactaaaaacatTAATCATGATAAGatagtaaacattttaattatcaaaaagtTTATATCAGTTATAGACATCGTAACATGGCTGCGGTTATTCCAGCTGTGACAAAATTATCAAATAGAATTATACGAATACTTGGTTGTAATCCTGGGCCTATGACTCTACAAGGTACCAATACTTACTTAATTGGAACGGGCAGAAAGTatgtaagattttaattttttattaataataaaattaaaatttaatcaatttaaaaaaaaaataatataagaatattgtaTTATCTTATTGCAAACCGAGTCTATTTTGcgattattatgtaaataccaACTTTTATATGtgcacttatttttataattaaatgatgtcAATACAAcagtaataatttgtaatattaataaaaatatattatttttaatatttatattacaaattattacagtaataataataccgaggcccagtggtaagaacgcgtgaatcttaaccgatgatcgtggtttcaaacccgggcaagcaccaatgaattttcatg
Protein-coding sequences here:
- the LOC126781304 gene encoding NADH dehydrogenase [ubiquinone] flavoprotein 1, mitochondrial → MAGALARIIQSTKNNLGIIGPLATVNNGSVRFQQTESTKTKFGPLADSDRIFTNLYGRHDWRLKGALRRGDWYMTKEIMLKGVDWIVNELKTSGLRGRGGAGFPTGMKWSFMNKPSDGRPKYLVVNADEGEPGTCKDREIMRHDPHKLVEGCLIAGRAMGAQAAYIYIRGEFYNEASNLQVAIAEAYQAGLIGKNACGSGYDFDVFVHRGAGAYICGEETALIESIEGKQGKPRLKPPFPADVGLFGCPTTVNNVETIAVAPSICRRGGKWFASFGRPRNSGTKLFNISGHVNTPCTVEEEMSIPLKELIERHAGGVTGGWDNLLAIIPGGSSTPLIPKDVCETVLMDFDGLVAAQTSLGTAAIIVMDKSTDIVKAIARLIMFYKHESCGQCTPCREGVSWMNKMIYRFVDGNASPKEIDMLWEISKQIEGHTICALGDGAAWPVQGLIRHFRPELERRMQAYAQQHGPSRAERLY